In Streptomyces sp. NBC_00306, a single genomic region encodes these proteins:
- a CDS encoding MFS transporter: protein MAAGATGYADILKAPHAARLLAGTLVGRLPNATAPVAVVLFTRAEGGSYTLAGGLAAVYGIATAIGQPLLGRAVDLHGQPRVQLPAAVVSALGMVLLALAGIGSLPLAYAAVAVAGLFTPPLEGGLRALWPDVLGREDRVHRAYAMDAVAQEVMFTVGPLLVTLLVAVWSAGAGLFVINLIGVLGALSVVLSEPSRTWRSAPREAHWLGALRSPGLLALLGAFFFVGLALGSITVAGVAYADDHGQESVYGWLMAALGLGALIGGTAYGARQWTGAPERRLRVIVALLALGYLPLVLTPGVVAMTALCALAGVFLAPAIACAFIVVDRHAPTGTVTEAFSWLVTTFGVGAAAGTAVAGPAVELGGTAWSFAVAGAGGIAALLVLMTTQRVLAVPGRTKEMARSSENDRNGAAEPGFSSGREA, encoded by the coding sequence ATGGCCGCGGGAGCCACGGGCTACGCAGACATACTCAAGGCCCCGCACGCCGCCCGGCTGCTGGCCGGGACGCTCGTGGGGCGGCTGCCCAACGCCACCGCCCCCGTCGCCGTCGTGCTGTTCACCCGGGCCGAGGGCGGGAGCTACACCCTCGCCGGCGGGCTCGCCGCCGTGTACGGCATCGCCACCGCCATCGGGCAGCCGCTCCTCGGACGGGCCGTCGACCTGCACGGACAGCCGCGCGTCCAGCTGCCGGCGGCCGTCGTCTCCGCCCTCGGCATGGTCCTGCTGGCCCTCGCCGGGATCGGCTCCCTGCCACTGGCCTACGCGGCCGTCGCCGTCGCCGGCCTCTTCACCCCGCCGCTCGAAGGCGGTCTGCGGGCCCTGTGGCCGGACGTGCTGGGCCGTGAGGACCGCGTACACCGGGCGTACGCCATGGACGCCGTGGCCCAGGAGGTGATGTTCACCGTCGGCCCGCTGCTGGTCACGCTGCTCGTCGCCGTCTGGTCGGCCGGGGCGGGCCTCTTCGTCATCAACCTCATCGGCGTACTCGGCGCCCTCTCCGTGGTCCTGTCGGAGCCCTCCCGCACCTGGCGGTCGGCGCCCCGTGAGGCCCACTGGCTCGGCGCCCTGCGCTCTCCGGGGCTGCTGGCGCTGCTCGGGGCCTTCTTCTTCGTCGGCCTGGCTCTCGGCTCCATCACGGTCGCCGGAGTCGCGTACGCGGACGACCACGGCCAGGAATCGGTCTACGGCTGGCTCATGGCCGCGCTCGGCCTCGGCGCGCTGATCGGCGGCACCGCCTACGGCGCACGCCAGTGGACCGGCGCCCCCGAGCGCCGGCTGCGGGTCATCGTCGCCCTGCTCGCGCTCGGCTACCTGCCGCTCGTGCTCACCCCCGGTGTCGTCGCCATGACCGCGCTGTGCGCGCTCGCCGGTGTCTTCCTCGCCCCCGCGATCGCGTGCGCCTTCATCGTCGTCGACCGGCACGCGCCGACCGGCACCGTCACGGAGGCGTTCTCCTGGCTGGTGACGACGTTCGGCGTCGGCGCCGCCGCCGGCACCGCGGTCGCGGGCCCGGCCGTCGAGCTCGGCGGCACGGCGTGGAGCTTCGCCGTCGCGGGGGCGGGCGGAATAGCCGCACTTCTGGTTCTGATGACCACTCAGCGGGTCCTCGCAGTTCCCGGGCGTACCAAGGAGATGGCGCGCTCATCGGAAAATGATCGAAACGGTGCTGCCGAACCCGGTTTCAGCTCAGGCCGTGAGGCGTAA
- a CDS encoding LacI family DNA-binding transcriptional regulator — MSDGPHGRGPRRGSSPADGAGGTAARTATPASTEPRAPALAQAGRAAGAEAEPGGARPTSRDVARVAGVSQATVSLVLGDKWRGRVSERTAAAVRDVARELGYRPNLAARNLRLGRTRTALLVVPALTNEFFARVYTGAARVAAEHGFGVVLYPSPDGVGPARDPFASARAALDGVIASSMAAEALTEIRGTDLPLVMLDSDPSDPGAAAHVNLDIADGMRQVTDHLLTLGHRRFVHLASAVSSWTFDVRAAALAQALGAVPDAVVTTVPAPLDVGGARQAAEAALTGPGPRPTALICDDDVLAAGACKAVRRLGLRVPEDVSVTGFDDLALATAVEPELTTVRLPAERVGERGMSALLAVLTGRPPEEGGLPVELVTRGSTARAAATPAPA; from the coding sequence ATGTCAGACGGACCCCACGGGCGCGGCCCTCGCCGCGGTTCGTCGCCGGCGGACGGGGCGGGGGGGACGGCCGCGCGCACGGCGACACCGGCATCCACGGAGCCGAGGGCACCTGCACTCGCGCAGGCGGGCAGGGCCGCGGGCGCCGAGGCGGAACCCGGCGGCGCCCGGCCCACCAGCCGGGACGTCGCCCGCGTCGCCGGGGTCTCGCAGGCCACCGTGTCGCTCGTCCTCGGGGACAAGTGGCGGGGCCGGGTCTCCGAGCGGACGGCCGCCGCTGTGCGGGACGTCGCCCGGGAGCTCGGGTACCGGCCCAATCTGGCCGCACGGAACCTGCGGCTCGGGCGGACCAGGACCGCCCTGCTCGTCGTGCCCGCCCTCACCAACGAGTTCTTCGCCCGTGTCTACACCGGCGCCGCCCGCGTGGCCGCAGAGCACGGCTTCGGCGTGGTCCTCTACCCCTCCCCCGACGGCGTCGGCCCCGCCAGGGACCCTTTCGCCTCCGCCCGCGCGGCCCTGGACGGCGTGATCGCCTCCTCCATGGCCGCCGAAGCCCTCACCGAGATCCGCGGCACGGACCTCCCGCTGGTCATGCTGGACAGCGACCCGTCCGACCCGGGGGCGGCGGCCCATGTGAACCTGGACATCGCCGACGGCATGCGGCAGGTGACGGACCATCTGCTGACGCTCGGTCACCGTCGCTTCGTCCACCTCGCTTCGGCCGTGTCGTCCTGGACCTTCGATGTACGGGCGGCGGCCCTTGCGCAGGCGCTGGGTGCCGTCCCCGACGCGGTCGTCACCACGGTGCCCGCGCCGCTCGACGTCGGCGGCGCCCGTCAGGCCGCGGAAGCGGCCCTCACCGGCCCCGGGCCCCGCCCCACCGCGCTCATCTGCGACGACGACGTCCTGGCCGCCGGAGCCTGCAAGGCCGTACGCCGGCTGGGGCTGCGGGTGCCCGAGGACGTCTCCGTCACCGGCTTCGACGACCTCGCCCTCGCCACCGCCGTGGAGCCGGAGCTCACCACCGTCCGGCTGCCCGCGGAACGGGTCGGCGAGCGCGGTATGTCCGCCCTGCTCGCCGTCCTCACCGGACGGCCCCCGGAGGAGGGCGGGCTGCCGGTCGAACTCGTCACCCGCGGCTCCACCGCGCGCGCTGCCGCCACCCCCGCACCCGCCTGA
- the prcA gene encoding proteasome subunit alpha — MSTPFYVSPQQAMADRAEYARKGIARGRSLVVLQYTDGIVFVGENPSRALHKFSEIYDRIGFAAAGKYNEYENLRIGGVRYADLRGYTYDRDDVTARGLANVYAQTLGTIFSSAAEKPYEVELVVAEVGATADGDQIYRLPHDGSIVDEHGSVAVGGNAEQISTYLDQRHREGMSLAEALKLAVQALSNQTNGNDREIPAERLEVAVLDRTRPQQRKFKRIVGRQLSRLLEADGAASTPTDAPSDEESTEDGEE; from the coding sequence GTGTCGACGCCGTTCTATGTCTCACCCCAGCAGGCCATGGCCGACCGGGCGGAATACGCCCGCAAGGGCATCGCCCGTGGTCGCAGCCTTGTTGTGCTGCAGTACACCGACGGCATCGTCTTCGTCGGTGAGAACCCGTCCCGCGCGCTGCACAAGTTCAGCGAGATCTACGACCGGATCGGCTTCGCCGCCGCCGGCAAGTACAACGAGTACGAGAACCTCCGCATCGGCGGTGTGCGCTACGCCGATCTGCGCGGATACACCTACGACCGCGACGATGTGACGGCCCGCGGGCTGGCCAACGTCTATGCCCAGACGCTGGGCACCATCTTCTCCAGCGCGGCCGAGAAGCCCTACGAGGTGGAACTGGTCGTCGCCGAGGTGGGTGCCACCGCCGACGGCGACCAGATCTACCGGCTGCCGCACGACGGATCGATCGTGGACGAGCACGGCTCGGTCGCGGTCGGCGGCAACGCCGAGCAGATCAGCACCTATCTCGACCAGCGGCACCGCGAGGGCATGTCCCTGGCGGAGGCGCTGAAGCTGGCGGTCCAGGCCCTGTCCAACCAGACCAACGGCAATGACCGGGAGATCCCGGCGGAGCGCCTCGAAGTGGCGGTCCTGGACCGCACACGGCCGCAGCAGCGGAAGTTCAAGCGCATCGTCGGCCGGCAGCTGTCCCGGCTGCTGGAGGCGGACGGTGCCGCCTCCACCCCGACCGACGCACCGTCGGACGAGGAGTCCACGGAGGACGGCGAGGAGTAG
- the prcB gene encoding proteasome subunit beta, which translates to MEANPRSTGRLPAAFLTPGSSSFMDFLGSHSPEMLPGKRTLPPLQGAIEAPHGTTIVATTFPGGVVLAGDRRATMGNMIAQRDIEKVFPADEYSAVGIAGTAGLAVEMVKLFQLELEHFEKVEGAQLSLEGKANRLSTMIRSNLGMAMQGLAVVPLFAGYDVDREKGRIFSYDVTGGRSEEHGFAATGSGSIFARGAMKKLYRDDLTEQQATTLVIQALYDAADDDSATGGPDVARRIYPIVTVITDEGFRRLGDDESAEIARAILERRLEQPDGPRAALL; encoded by the coding sequence GTGGAAGCCAACCCTCGTAGCACCGGGCGTCTGCCGGCAGCCTTCCTGACGCCCGGGTCCTCCTCGTTCATGGACTTCCTGGGCTCGCACTCCCCGGAGATGCTTCCCGGGAAGCGCACCCTGCCGCCTCTGCAGGGCGCGATCGAGGCACCGCACGGCACGACCATCGTCGCGACCACGTTCCCCGGCGGTGTGGTGCTCGCCGGTGACCGGCGGGCCACGATGGGCAACATGATCGCGCAGCGCGACATCGAGAAGGTCTTCCCGGCCGACGAGTACTCGGCCGTGGGCATCGCCGGCACCGCCGGCCTCGCGGTGGAGATGGTCAAGCTCTTCCAGCTGGAGCTCGAGCACTTCGAGAAGGTGGAGGGCGCCCAGCTCTCCCTGGAGGGCAAGGCCAACCGGCTCTCCACCATGATCCGCAGCAACCTCGGCATGGCCATGCAGGGCCTCGCCGTGGTCCCGCTCTTCGCGGGGTACGACGTGGACCGGGAGAAGGGCCGCATCTTCTCCTACGACGTCACCGGCGGCCGCTCCGAGGAGCACGGCTTCGCCGCCACCGGCTCGGGCTCCATCTTCGCCCGCGGGGCGATGAAGAAGCTCTACCGCGACGATCTGACGGAGCAGCAGGCCACCACCCTGGTCATCCAGGCTCTGTACGACGCGGCGGACGACGACTCGGCGACCGGCGGACCCGATGTGGCCCGGCGGATCTACCCCATCGTCACCGTCATCACGGACGAGGGCTTCCGCAGGCTCGGGGACGACGAGTCCGCCGAGATCGCCCGCGCGATCCTGGAGCGCCGTCTGGAGCAGCCCGACGGCCCGCGCGCCGCGCTGCTCTGA
- a CDS encoding ubiquitin-like protein Pup: MATKDTGGGQQKATRSTEEVEEQAQDAQSSEDLKERQEKLSDDVDSVLDEIDDVLEENAEDFVRSFVQKGGE; this comes from the coding sequence ATGGCGACCAAGGACACCGGCGGCGGGCAGCAGAAGGCCACACGTTCGACGGAGGAGGTCGAGGAGCAGGCGCAGGACGCGCAGTCCTCGGAGGACCTCAAGGAGCGACAGGAGAAGCTGTCGGACGACGTCGACTCCGTCCTCGACGAGATCGACGACGTCCTCGAGGAGAACGCCGAGGACTTCGTGCGTTCCTTCGTCCAAAAGGGCGGAGAGTAA
- the dop gene encoding depupylase/deamidase Dop, producing the protein MTVRRVMGIETEYGISVPGHPNANAMLTSSQIVNAYAAAMHRARRARWDFEEENPLRDARGFDLAREAADSSQLTDEDIGLANVILTNGARLYVDHAHPEYSSPEITNPRDAVLWDKAGERIMAEAAERAAQLPGAQPIHLYKNNTDNKGASYGTHENYLMKRETPFSDIVRHLTPFFVSRQVVTGAGRVGIGQDGHEHGFQISQRADYFEVEVGLETTLKRPIINTRDEPHSDAEKYRRLHVIIGDANLSEISTYLKLGTTALVLSMIEDGFIAVDLAVEQPVRTLHQVSHDPTLKRLVTLRSGRTLTAVQLQMEYFELARKYVEERFGADADEQTKDVLIRWEDTLNRLENDPMSLSGELDWVAKKELMEGYRRRDSLGWDAARLHLVDLQYADVRPDKGLYNRLAARGKMKRLLDEQDVVRAGTKPPEDTRAYFRGRCLEQYADDVAAASWDSVIFDLPGRDSLQRVPTLEPLRGTRNHVKELLDRCRTAEDLVRVLSGG; encoded by the coding sequence ATGACCGTACGGCGAGTAATGGGCATCGAGACGGAGTACGGCATCTCCGTTCCGGGCCACCCGAACGCCAATGCCATGCTCACCTCGTCCCAGATCGTCAACGCCTACGCGGCGGCGATGCACAGGGCGCGGCGCGCCCGCTGGGACTTCGAGGAGGAGAATCCGCTGCGGGACGCCCGCGGCTTCGACCTCGCCCGCGAGGCCGCCGACTCCAGCCAGCTCACCGACGAGGACATCGGCCTGGCCAATGTGATCCTCACGAACGGTGCGCGGCTGTACGTCGACCACGCGCACCCCGAGTACAGCTCGCCCGAGATCACCAATCCGCGTGACGCCGTCCTGTGGGACAAGGCCGGCGAGCGGATCATGGCCGAGGCCGCCGAGCGCGCGGCCCAGCTCCCCGGCGCCCAGCCGATCCACCTGTACAAGAACAACACCGACAACAAGGGCGCCTCCTACGGGACGCACGAGAACTACCTGATGAAGCGGGAGACCCCGTTCTCGGACATCGTGCGACACCTGACGCCGTTCTTCGTCTCCCGCCAGGTGGTCACCGGCGCGGGCCGGGTCGGCATCGGCCAGGACGGTCACGAGCACGGCTTCCAGATCAGCCAGCGCGCGGACTACTTCGAGGTCGAGGTCGGCCTGGAGACCACGCTGAAGCGGCCCATCATCAACACCCGCGACGAGCCCCACTCCGACGCCGAGAAGTACCGCCGCCTGCATGTGATCATCGGCGACGCGAACCTGTCGGAGATCTCGACGTATCTGAAGCTGGGCACCACGGCCCTGGTGCTCTCCATGATCGAGGACGGCTTCATCGCTGTCGACCTGGCGGTCGAGCAGCCGGTCCGCACCCTGCACCAGGTCTCGCACGACCCGACGCTCAAGCGCCTGGTCACGCTGCGCAGCGGCCGGACACTCACCGCCGTGCAGCTCCAGATGGAGTACTTCGAGCTGGCCCGGAAGTACGTGGAGGAGCGCTTCGGGGCCGATGCCGACGAGCAGACCAAGGACGTCCTGATCCGCTGGGAGGACACCCTCAACCGGCTCGAGAACGACCCGATGAGCCTCTCGGGAGAGCTGGACTGGGTCGCCAAGAAGGAGCTCATGGAGGGCTACCGCCGGCGCGACAGCCTGGGCTGGGACGCGGCCAGGCTCCACCTCGTGGACCTCCAGTACGCCGACGTGCGGCCCGACAAGGGCCTCTACAACCGTCTGGCGGCCCGCGGGAAGATGAAGCGCCTCCTCGACGAGCAGGACGTCGTACGGGCCGGGACGAAGCCTCCTGAGGACACCCGGGCCTATTTCCGCGGCCGCTGTCTGGAGCAGTACGCGGACGACGTCGCCGCGGCCTCCTGGGACTCGGTCATCTTCGACCTTCCCGGCCGTGACTCTCTGCAACGAGTGCCCACCCTGGAGCCGCTGCGGGGTACACGCAACCACGTCAAGGAGCTGCTGGACCGGTGCCGCACCGCGGAAGACCTGGTCCGGGTGCTGTCCGGAGGCTGA
- the arc gene encoding proteasome ATPase yields the protein MAAHDDDINRGIRPGRGSEDPAGQVAYLEQEIAVLRRKLADSPRHTRILEERIVELQTNLAGVSAQNERLANTLREARDQIVALKEEVDRLAQPPAGFGVFLQAIEDGTCDIFTGGRKLRVNVSPSVELEELRRGQEVMLNEALNVVEAMEFERAGDIVTLKEILEDGERALVVGHTDEERVVRLAEPLLDITIRAGDALLLEPRSGYVYEVVPKSEVEELVLEEVPDVDYEKIGGLGGQIEMIRDAVELPYLYPDLFKEHELRPPKGILLYGPPGCGKTLIAKAVANSLAKKVAEVTGQPAGKSYFLNIKGPELLNKYVGETERHIRLVFQRAREKASEGTPVIVFFDEMESLFRTRGSGVSSDVENTIVPQLLAEIDGVEGLENVIVIGASNREDMIDPAILRPGRLDVKIKIERPDAEAAKDIFAKYLTSSLPLHADDLSEHSGSKDAAAHAMIQSVVEQMYAETEENRFLEVTYANGDKEVLYFKDFNSGAMIQNIVDRAKKMAIKAFLDQNQKGLRVSHLLQACVDEFKENEDLPNTTNPDDWARISGKKGERIVFIRTLVTGKQGADTGRSIDTVANTGQYL from the coding sequence GTGGCAGCCCACGACGACGACATCAACCGCGGCATCCGGCCGGGGCGAGGGTCTGAGGACCCCGCCGGTCAGGTTGCCTATCTCGAGCAGGAAATCGCCGTCCTGCGCCGCAAGCTCGCCGACTCTCCGCGTCATACGAGGATTCTCGAAGAGCGGATCGTCGAGTTGCAGACGAACCTGGCCGGCGTGTCCGCTCAGAACGAGCGGCTCGCCAACACGCTCCGTGAGGCCCGCGACCAGATCGTGGCCCTCAAGGAGGAGGTCGACCGGCTCGCGCAGCCGCCGGCCGGCTTCGGTGTCTTCCTGCAGGCCATCGAAGACGGCACGTGCGACATCTTCACCGGGGGCCGCAAGCTCCGGGTGAACGTGAGCCCCAGCGTCGAGCTCGAAGAGCTCCGGCGCGGCCAGGAAGTCATGCTCAACGAAGCGCTCAATGTGGTCGAGGCCATGGAGTTCGAGCGCGCCGGGGACATCGTCACCCTCAAGGAGATCCTCGAGGACGGCGAGCGTGCCCTGGTGGTCGGGCACACCGACGAGGAACGGGTGGTGCGGCTCGCCGAGCCGCTGCTGGACATCACCATCCGCGCCGGTGACGCCCTCCTGCTCGAACCCCGCTCCGGCTACGTCTACGAAGTGGTTCCCAAGAGCGAGGTCGAAGAGCTCGTCCTCGAAGAGGTCCCGGACGTCGACTACGAGAAGATCGGCGGTCTGGGCGGCCAGATCGAGATGATCCGCGACGCGGTCGAGCTCCCGTACCTCTATCCGGACCTCTTCAAGGAGCACGAGCTGCGGCCGCCGAAGGGCATCCTGCTCTACGGCCCGCCCGGCTGCGGCAAGACGCTGATCGCCAAGGCCGTCGCCAACTCCCTTGCCAAGAAGGTCGCCGAGGTGACCGGCCAGCCCGCGGGGAAGAGCTACTTCCTCAACATCAAGGGCCCCGAGCTCCTCAACAAGTACGTGGGTGAGACGGAGCGGCACATCCGCCTCGTCTTCCAGCGTGCCCGTGAGAAGGCCAGCGAGGGCACCCCCGTCATCGTCTTCTTCGACGAGATGGAGTCCCTCTTCCGCACCCGTGGCTCCGGTGTCAGCTCGGACGTGGAGAACACCATCGTCCCGCAGCTGCTCGCCGAGATCGACGGTGTGGAGGGCCTGGAGAACGTCATCGTCATCGGCGCCTCCAACCGCGAGGACATGATCGACCCCGCGATCCTGCGCCCCGGCCGCCTCGATGTGAAGATCAAGATCGAGCGTCCGGACGCGGAGGCCGCGAAGGACATCTTCGCGAAGTACCTCACGTCCTCGCTGCCGCTGCACGCGGACGACCTCTCCGAGCACAGCGGCTCCAAGGACGCCGCGGCGCACGCGATGATCCAGTCGGTCGTCGAGCAGATGTACGCGGAGACCGAGGAGAACCGCTTCCTCGAGGTCACGTACGCCAACGGCGACAAGGAAGTCCTGTACTTCAAGGACTTCAACTCCGGCGCGATGATCCAGAACATCGTCGACCGGGCCAAGAAGATGGCCATCAAGGCCTTCCTCGACCAGAACCAGAAGGGCCTTCGGGTCTCCCACCTCCTCCAGGCATGCGTGGACGAGTTCAAGGAGAACGAGGACCTGCCGAACACCACCAACCCGGACGACTGGGCCCGGATCTCCGGAAAGAAGGGCGAGCGGATCGTCTTCATCCGCACCCTTGTCACCGGAAAGCAGGGCGCGGACACCGGACGTTCCATCGACACGGTGGCGAACACCGGCCAGTACCTGTAG
- a CDS encoding ferredoxin, which yields MTVQHEAPPEGTADALEVWIDQDLCTGDGICAQYAPEVFELDIDGLAYVKSGDDELLQNPGATTPVPLPLLNDVVDSAKECPGDCIHVRRVSDRVEVYGPDAP from the coding sequence ATGACCGTGCAGCACGAGGCTCCGCCCGAAGGCACCGCAGACGCCCTGGAGGTCTGGATCGACCAGGACCTCTGCACCGGGGACGGGATCTGCGCGCAGTACGCCCCGGAGGTCTTCGAGCTCGACATCGACGGGCTCGCGTATGTGAAGAGCGGGGACGACGAGCTGCTGCAGAACCCCGGCGCCACAACGCCCGTACCGCTGCCGCTGCTGAACGACGTCGTGGACTCCGCCAAGGAGTGCCCGGGCGACTGCATCCATGTACGCCGCGTTTCGGACAGGGTCGAGGTCTACGGCCCCGACGCACCGTGA
- a CDS encoding tRNA (adenine-N1)-methyltransferase, whose translation MSEPTGAARRRGPFKVGDQVQLTDPKGRHYTFTLEAGKNFHTHKGSFPHDELIGAPEGSVVRTTGNVAYLALRPLLPDYVLSMPRGAAVVYPKDAGQILAFADIFAGARVVEAGVGSGSLSAFLLRAIGDHGMLHSYERREDFAEIAQQNVERYFGGPHPAWQLTVGDLQDNLTDADVDRVILDMLAPWECLEAVSKALVPGGILCCYVATTTQLARTVESIREIGCFAEPQPWESMIRNWHVEGLAVRPDHRMIGHTGFLVTARRLADGVEPPMRRRRPAKGAYGEDYEGPNKG comes from the coding sequence ATGTCCGAACCGACCGGTGCCGCCCGCCGACGCGGGCCCTTCAAGGTCGGGGACCAGGTCCAGCTCACCGATCCCAAGGGACGCCACTACACGTTCACGCTCGAGGCCGGGAAGAACTTCCACACCCACAAGGGGTCCTTCCCGCACGACGAGCTGATCGGTGCTCCTGAGGGCAGTGTTGTCCGTACCACGGGAAACGTCGCCTACCTCGCGCTGCGCCCCCTGCTCCCCGACTACGTCCTGTCCATGCCCCGCGGCGCCGCCGTGGTCTACCCCAAGGACGCGGGGCAGATCCTGGCCTTCGCCGACATCTTCGCCGGCGCGCGCGTCGTCGAGGCCGGGGTGGGCTCCGGCTCGCTCAGCGCCTTCCTGCTGCGCGCCATCGGCGACCACGGGATGCTGCACTCCTACGAGCGCCGCGAGGACTTCGCCGAGATCGCCCAGCAGAACGTGGAGCGCTACTTCGGCGGTCCGCACCCTGCCTGGCAGCTCACCGTGGGCGACCTCCAGGACAATCTGACCGACGCCGACGTCGACCGCGTCATCCTGGACATGCTGGCCCCCTGGGAGTGCCTGGAGGCCGTCTCCAAGGCGCTCGTCCCGGGCGGCATCCTGTGCTGCTACGTGGCGACCACCACGCAGCTCGCGCGCACGGTGGAGTCCATCCGCGAGATCGGGTGCTTCGCCGAGCCGCAGCCGTGGGAGTCCATGATCCGCAACTGGCACGTCGAGGGTCTGGCCGTCCGCCCGGACCACCGGATGATCGGCCACACCGGCTTCCTGGTCACCGCGCGCCGCCTGGCCGACGGTGTCGAACCCCCGATGCGCCGCCGCCGGCCCGCCAAGGGCGCGTACGGCGAGGACTACGAGGGCCCCAACAAGGGCTGA